One region of Parambassis ranga chromosome 12, fParRan2.1, whole genome shotgun sequence genomic DNA includes:
- the nacc2 gene encoding nucleus accumbens-associated protein 2: MSQLLHVEIPNFGATVLGSLNEQRLLGHYCDVCILVKGQAFKAHRAVLAASSLYFRDLFSSSTKTQFELPSSVTPACFEQILTFCYTGKLTMAASEQLVVMYTAGYLQIQHIVEKGMDLMFKANSPHCDSQTAGSLEEAGSEPQSPCNNGNGLAVAALLGTPGWPPSLLLPRKIKLESGDPTPLTIPSTQSKISSSEQGSRLSRAGSLFYTTAGGTPFPGIPPLHLQGASGGGTGGGGGGGGAVGERSSPGASSLPTTDSPTSYQNEDEEFEEEPYDGITEEAYSHLYARSANPYGIQDKPEMAALPLTMENRNCVLIRRDLVALPASLISQIGYRCHPKLYTEGDPGEKLELVAGTQVFMTRGQLMNCHLCAGIKHKVLLRRLLATFFDRNTLANSCGTGIRSSTSDPSRKPLDSRVLNAVKLYCQNFNPNFKESEMNVIAADMCTNARRVRKRWLPKIKSMLPDGMEVYRAGIGMGAAVGLGLALGVPQSGVPPSFEPDFKTLEQRLYPDRKDPLRTLTESSPRPGAPGAETEGEGVIQEEQEEDEDEAGLEGVDGSLRAPTLIPGTEASNCGDTLPAQEVESFGQGLRVNGQ; the protein is encoded by the exons ATGTCCCAGCTGCTCCATGTGGAGATCCCGAACTTTGGAGCAACAGTTCTGGGCTCCCTTAATGAGCAGCGCCTGTTGGGACACTACTGTGATGTATGCATTCTGGTCAAAG GTCAGGCTTTCAAAGCCCACCGGGCCGTTTTGGCAGCCAGCAGCCTTTACTTCCGTGACCTCTTCAGCAGCTCCACAAAGACCCAGTTTGAGTTGCCTTCCTCAGTCACACCTGCTTGCTTTGAGCAGATCCTGACCTTCTGCTACACAGGGAAGCTAACAATGGCAGCTAGCGAACAGCTGGTGGTCATGTACACAGCTGGCTACCTCCAAATTCAGCATATAGTTGAAAAAGGCATGGACCTAATGTTCAAAGCAAACTCACCTCACTGTGACTCGCAAACGGCAGGATCCTTAGAAGAGGCAGGATCCGAGCCACAGAGTCCTTGTAATAATGGTAATGGCCTAGCAGTGGCTGCGCTTTTGGGAACCCCAGGCTGGCCTCCATCCCTACTGCTGCCACGTAAGATCAAATTAGAAAGCGGTGATCCAACACCCCTCACAATACCTTCAACGCAGAGCAAGATTTCGTCTTCAGAGCAGGGGAGTCGGCTGTCGAGGGCCGGCTCACTGTTCTACACGACAGCTGGAGGGACGCCCTTCCCAGGTATACCTCCGTTACACCTCCAAGGAGCCAGTGGGGGTGgaacaggaggtggaggaggaggaggaggagcagttgGTGAAAGGTCCAGTCCAGGGGCCTCCAGTCTGCCCACCACTGATAGTCCCACATCCTACCAGAACGAAGATGAGGAGTTTGAGGAGGAGCCCTATGATGGGATTACTGAGGAGGCCTACAGTCATCTCTATGCACGTTCAGCTAACCCCTATGGGA TCCAGGACAAGCCAGAGATGGCAGCATTGCCCTTGACCATGGAGAACCGCAACTGTGTGCTGATCCGCAGGGACTTGGTGGCACTCCCTGCAAGCCTCATAAGCCAGATAGGCTACCGCTGCCACCCTAAACTCTACACAGAGGGGGACCCCGGGGAGAAGCTTGAACTAGTAGCTG GTACACAAGTGTTCATGACTCGAGGCCAACTGATGAACTGTCACCTGTGTGCCGGAATCAAACACAAAGTCTTGCTCCGCCGTCTATTAGCCACGTTCTTTGATAG AAATACTTTAGCCAATAGCTGTGGGACGGGTATCCGTTCTTCTACTAGTGACCCCAGTAGGAAACCCCTGGACAGCAGGGTCCTCAACGCTGTCAAAC tCTACTGTCAAAATTTCAACCCTAACTTCAAGGAGagtgaaatgaatgtgattgcTGCTGACATGTGTACAAATGCAAGGCGTGTCCGTAAGCGATGGTTGCCCAAGATCAAGTCCATGCTTCCCGATGGCATGGAAGTGTACCGTGCAGGAATAGGCATGGGTGCTGCTGTGGGTCTGGGCTTGGCGCTGGGTGTCCCTCAGTCAGGGGTTCCCCCCTCATTCGAGCCTGATTTCAAGACCTTAGAGCAAAGGTTGTATCCAGATCGCAAGGACCCTCTCAGGACTCTGACAGAAAGCAGTCCCAGGCCAGGGGCACCTGGAGCGGAGACCGAGGGTGAAGGAGTCATCCAAGAGGaacaggaagaagatgaagatgaagctggGTTAGAAGGTGTAGATGGATCACTGAGGGCACCAACTCTTATCCCAGGAACCGAGGCAAGCAACTGCGGTGACACGCTACCCGCACAGGAAGTGGAAAGttttggacaaggtctgagggTGAATGGACAGTGA